Below is a genomic region from Thermoplasmata archaeon.
CGGACGCGTTCGGAAGCAACGACGGTCCGGCGTCGGGTGTCCTCGGATCCGACGAAAGCCTCCCGAAGACCGTCAGCGAGACGTTCCGCGTCGCCGTACGGAACGAGGCAACCCGCGCGGCCCCCGTCGAGGACCTCGGGAACTCCTCCGACGGCGGTCGCGACGATCGGCACCCCGGCGGCCATCGACTCGAGGAGGACGAGCCCGAAGGCCTCCCACTCGGACGGAAGCACGAACACGGACGCGCCCCGGACGATGGCGCGGTAGTGATCCGCATCGTTGACGTGCCCGAGGAAGCGTACGATATCGGCGACCCCGCGCTCGCGGGCCCGTGCTTCCACCGTCGCCCGTTCCCCCCAGTCCGATCCCATCAAGAGGAGCGGTCGCCGCTCGCTGGGAGGGAGCCGGGCCAACGCGTCCACCAGCAGAGGGAGCCCCTTGTTCGGCGCGATCCGACCGACGAAGAGGAAGTAGCCGCTCGGCAGATCATCGATGGATCGTGCCGACGTCTTCCCCCACAGTGACAGATCGATCCCGGGCGGAATGATGTGGATGCGATCGGCGGGGGCGAACTCCCCGACAAGCCTCGCCTCGAGTCTGGTCTCGACCACCAGAGCGCGAGCGACCCGATAGGCGCTCGCCCCGAAACCGACGTCCTGGACTCGCAACAGGCCCCGACGCAACGCGTTCTCGCTCGCGTCGGCCGGGTGATAATGCGTGGACACGACGAGCGGCACCTGTCGCTCCCACGCGACGAGCGCGCTCTGCAGGACGTGTCCATAGCGATGCGAATGCGCGTGGATCACGTCCGCATCGCTACTCGCGAGCGCATCGATCAGGCCGATCATCGAGGGCATGCTGACACCGGGGACCGGGTAGCGGCGCAGTCGG
It encodes:
- a CDS encoding glycosyltransferase family 4 protein, producing MKIAQVTFRFDAPGGVETCVREVGRRCVARGDPVRVYASDLYDEGRWERRTDWAPVVDGMPVERFRLRRYPVPGVSMPSMIGLIDALASSDADVIHAHSHRYGHVLQSALVAWERQVPLVVSTHYHPADASENALRRGLLRVQDVGFGASAYRVARALVVETRLEARLVGEFAPADRIHIIPPGIDLSLWGKTSARSIDDLPSGYFLFVGRIAPNKGLPLLVDALARLPPSERRPLLLMGSDWGERATVEARARERGVADIVRFLGHVNDADHYRAIVRGASVFVLPSEWEAFGLVLLESMAAGVPIVATAVGGVPEVLDGGRAGCLVPYGDAERLADGLREAFVGSEDTRRRTVVASERVRAYDWNVVTDRHRALYRSVLD